TTGTGAGTAATTTTTGGATGCACTTAAGCAATGCCAAATGAGTGTTGATATGCCTCTGCTAAGCTGCTGGCATTCACTGCAATTCATGCGAAGCTGCTCCTTTTACCCTCCGTAAACTCCGCCCGTTCATTTTGTGTGGGTGGACCAGACGTGCCGactaccagagccatctaataacagagttgcgtcactcccatagacctctatggaccaatctttccacagcaatggcggctctcatggagcctcacggagcgttaacatggaaatccccattgactttagttctattagaagttacttagttctaggaggtggccgtagaacacagaaaatgtggtaaaggtaatgtaatttgtttgtacttaatctttgtttggtatgtgatggttctgtgttagtttccaacgaacagaagtttactgttaagaaacattttaatctacgcgaatcacatcaccaaccgacttcctggtccccggtttgcgcaactcttattagacggctctgccgACTACTAGGTCTATGGCTGGGGGGAGGCACTGAAGTTGCTAGGCGTATTGCAGAGTCCTATAGAGCAGTACAAATATCAGAATTTCTGGTACTCACGTGAGTCTGCCGATCAAGTTACAAGTAGTGGCTCTTTATTCATTTTACTAactcacttttttttttgtccttttcttaGGAAACAGATCGGGGAAACCGGTTCGAATTCTTGCTGAAACAGACTGAGCTCTTTGCTCACTTTATTCAGCCTGCTGCTCAAAAGACTCCCACTTCGCCCCTGAAGATGAAGCCGGGTCGTCCTCGTGTCAAGAAGGATGAGAAGCAGAATCTCATTTCTGTTGCAGAGTGAGTATCTGCCCTAACCCTCATGAGGAACTATGAAAGGAATTGGGCTAATTCTAAATTCTAATTGTGACCCTAATGTGTTTTAAcattttatcttttctttttgcGTCCAACAGCAACCGTCACAGACgaacagagcaggaggaggatgaggagttgTTGAGTGAAAGCAACAAAACCACCAACGTGTGCACACGTTTTGATGAGTCCCCCTCTTGTAAGGAATTTGTCTCTACTCTGTTCATTGTGCATGTTTACACTTTCTCGTTTGCTTCATTTTGGTGGCTAACATatcaaaattgaaaaaaatctcTCTTGATGTCATAGATGTCAAAACAGGTCAACTCAGGGACTATCAGATCCGTGGGTTGAACTGGCTTATTTCTCTGTACGAGAACGGCATCAATGGGATCCTTGCTGATGAGATGGTAtgtttttgaaatgtatttttcaaTTGAAGATAGAGATCACAtgatcaagtttttcttttttcagagaCAAACAGAATGGAATGATTAAATATACCATTTCCCTTTTTTCACTCCAATTTTCTTGGAACAACTAGGGTCTGGGAAAGACTCTTCAGACCATTTCGTTGCTGGGTTACATGAAGCACTACCGCAGCATTCCAGGGCCTCACATGGTTCTGGTGCCCAAGTCAACGCTGTACAACTGGATGAATGAGTTCAAGCGCTGGGTGCCCTCCCTGAAGGCTGTCTGTCTTATCGGTGACCGAGAAGAGAGGGTGAGCTCGCACTTGTTGTCTTCTCTGACATGCCGAATCCACATCTTTTGGAGAGATGTGAATTTTTCACGACATGCTGTAGTGTAGATGTAGAGTTTCTATTTTGGGCATGTCTGCCCCCTGCAGCTATTGCTGTGTAATAGCATGTTTTGAATtaatttcttcttttctttttccagaACGCCTTCATTCGTGACATCTTGTTACCAGGGGAGTGGGATGTGTGCGTGACCTCTTATGAGATGCTCATCATTGAGCGTGCTGTGTTCAAGAAATTCAACTGGAGATACCTTGTCATTGATGAGGCCCACCGAATCAAGAACGAGAAGTCAAAGGTAAGTGTCGgggtacttttactttttaattAATTTTATATTGCAGTTAAACAAATCAGAGTAATGTAGTTGTACATTATTTTTCTGTGGTCAAGTAGTACATTTGATGTTATTGtgatgtatgtattttttttaaccacAGAACCTCTAATCTGCGTTCCTGCATGATTGTTTTGTAGCTGTCAGAAATTGTACGCGAGTTCAAGACCACCAACCGCCTGCTGCTGACAGGAACCCCACTCCAGAACAACCTTCATGAGCTGTGGGCTCTGCTGAACTTCCTACTGCCTGATGTCTTCAACTCCTCTGAGGTACAACCTCCAACTCACCCTGACccgcctctcactcactcacagccatTTTGTTGCTATAGATGTTTTCATACATGGGTTGTAAGCTAGTAAACAGCTATTGAAAAGACATTTAAAGGAAAGATTGGCATTTATTACAgtgatgcatgtatgtgtgacaaACTGCATCTGTGAAAACATACAAATTTGATTGGAGCTTatatttatgaggggaaaaaaaatctcttttttagGACTTTGATTCCTGGTTTGACACAAACAACTGCCTTGGAGACACGAAGCTTGTGGAACGTCTACACACTGTAAGTAGCAAAGTTCCATCACCTCATGTTTGTATTGCAGGCCACcgctgccatgccatgccatttcAGGATCCCAATTCCATTAACACCGTCCCCACCTGTGCTCATGTTCCCTGTTGTCATTTAGGTATTGCGCCCCTTCCTGCTGCGTCGTATCAAAGCTGATGTGGAGAAGTCCTTGTTGCCCAAGAAAGAGATCAAGATGTACGTGGGTCTCAGCAAAATGCAGAGAGAATGGTAAGGTTCACTCAGTCAGTACTGGGATGTCCAGAagcttttattgtgtgtgttaaaTTGTATGCTCCTCAAAGACACCCTTAAAACCACCCACTTTGCGATTCGTAGGTACACCAAGATCTTGATGAAGGACATTGACATCCTCAACTCGTCGGGCAAGACGGATAAGATGCGTCTGCTGAATATCCTGATGCAGCTGAGGAAGTGCTGTAACCACCCCTACCTGTTTGACGGTGCTGAGCCTGGCCCCCCGTACACCACAGACCTGCATCTGGTGGTCAACAGCGGCAAGATGGCCGTGCTGGATAAGCTGCTGCCCAAGATGAAGGCTCAAGGTGTGTGATGGAAATTGTTTTTTGCCTGTGTGACGGATGTGTTCCCGCGCAGTTCGTTCCCCTCGGGGACACAAAACTACACCGTCGACTACAACAGTACAGCAATGGGAggtacagtacgataccgctggactaaaggaccagtcccccagtccagcgctaccgatactgtatgaggctcagggagggagttttactaacgttccacgttaactccgctagttagcctccattacgcTATTATTAATTAAGAAACGGaccgctttaaaaaaaaataaaaataaataacattaaataagtgaaacaggagcttggtgtgcagactttattgtcagtttttgtGGGACACAGTCTGACTCATTTTCTCTTGTTCTCGACAGGGTCTCGGGTGCTCATCTTCAGCCAGATGACCAGGGTGCTGGACATCCTGGAAGACTACTGCATGTGGCGTAACTATGGTTACTGCCGTCTAGACGGACAAACTCCTCATGAAGAGAGACAGGTACTGACATTgattttcttttgtgtttttagAACATGTATCTACCTTATCTTGAGTAGATGACTGAGACTTTTTTGGTGAAATTGCTGTTAACTTTCATTTTAGTTTACCGCTTGTATTTGCTCTTTCCATTTTCTTATTGTCCTGACCTCCACAGATCTCCATCAATGCATACAACGAGCCCAACAGCTCCAAGTTCATCTTCATGCTGAGTACCAGGGCTGGAGGCCTGGGCATCAACCTTGCCACTGCTGATGTTGTCGTCATCTATGACTCTGACTGGAACCCTCAGGTTGACCTCCAAGCCATGGTCAGTATTGTTGCTGTTCTGCACTTTTATTCCAtcccctggggcctatactaagaagcaggttcaggagcaaaccaggggtgcgtttctcgaaagtagttgttagccatttagcaacttcggtatttgtcaatgggaaattgcaattaacaaagtagctaacatagttagcaagttTAAGTAAGTTACATATTAAACTTGCTTACTATGTTAATCATCGAATAGAAGAGCCTgaggaccccaggctcttctgttagatgatttacctcttaacttaacctggttaacTCTTGAGGCAGCTTCTTAGGATAGGCTCCTGGTGTAGTGATAACATGTACAGTCAGTTTTGCAAACAAAAAGGCTGAAGTATCTCCTCGTCAACAGGACCGTGCTCACCGAATTGGCCAGAAGAAGCAGGTGCGCGTGTTCCGGTTCATCACTGAGAACACTGTTGAAGAACGCATTGTGGAAAGAGCAGAGATGAAGCTGCGCTTGGATTCCATCGTCATTCAACAAGGTTCGATGTGCTCCCTtatcacacacacctgctcattgCCTTGCTGACTCTGATCCGGCTGACCCGCTCACCTACATGTATcagggttcccgcgggttattaaaaatattaaaaaggcattgaatttagttatccagcattaagagcattaatagcattgaattagctgttaaaagtcgggaatttttttcactgcggcattaaattttcaaaaaacatttcagtgtgcaacctaaaggacgaagttttttttttcataatgaagatgacgcacagaacgtcaatacccatgattcgttgtagaacgctactgtaaacacaaatctagagtgcagcggcgtcattttttgatgaggtgaggtgaagaatgggaaagtgccggtttaaccccaagtggctgcaggatccaaaatacttttgggtaaaatctgtgccgaatgaccgcgaggcgtgctgcacactatgcaagaaaacgtttacgctgggcttttttcataatgaagatgacgcacagaacgtccattcgttgcactgtaaacacgtgcacaaaccttgagtgctgcagcgacaacgggaagtgtagcattaacaattatctatcctcgatgtagcgcacaagtattttttccactaaccagcaaagttttatttgtgccgtccaagcaccagttgaactcaagaagcaggttgtgatcaaagccaccccccctttatatttatttcattgtgttcatgcaaacagtggagaactgacgttgtggagtgttaccggttttcttggggtattctttttaaggctattgaacgttgtgaagcaaacttaaggagcaatcagaaatccaccgctgtcatttgtagccatttcaatttcatgacaaagctgtgttacaaacgcaattaggctacttggcgagacagacctatcgattggtcgcaactagtagatgtatcaccaacgaccaccgacattaattaacacactcttgtttgaggagctcctaaaagcgttagcagaaaacaaggcgacgtcatgcaacatttagcctctttttaaaatcttgcattgaatttttgaggtggccaataataaccacagacgcgtaaccgcggttaaatcacacattggttaggctacagtgcactccacacaccaacgcgtgggcacgctatacctgttggtagcaaacttgactcgtatcaaatcccgtctctgaactatttccccttgctgttcggAAAAAAAGACGACTACTTAGTTGATCTTGTTTTAATCGATGCGCTGCTAAACCAGGAGACCTGACCCCATCTATGAATAGGGGGGCTCACGGCGCATTTCCTTTCTGAATCATTCCCAGATAATGCATACTTCCcagaattgcgcatggtgaaaaatagtacacaagcatggacgcatgcatggtcttatcggataatcattattgtggccattcgactatggcagtgctattcttaaatacctgtaaaacactacattaagggggatcattacttgcacaactagccctatgaccaataaCTTTTTGACTCAAAAATtgagtgggttattgtcagtttaacgctcaaattgtaaatggtacatttaaatgtaggcgattatgctttttgaacgtcattataatggagtgaagaaaaacgattaggcctaattattaggcccaacaacaataataatggtctactccaatttagtctgataggtttacattatattggctaatacatgttgtatgaatataggttacagtacatgtgcaaattatgattaggcctatgattggtctacttcatcctagaaaatgtcaatagcctataaaaaacagcaaatgttccaattctttctgtgtttggctgatcggtgatcatcacagcaagtcggttatctgcaattaacaaataaatagtgcttttgaagcagcttttgaattcaattctggggtttgtttaagtaaataaatctgagatgctacaatgcaactttgcatgtgttttaattgtattttccataaatgtacattcttgtgccaaacagagaggtaatctcttaagaagtaatgaggtttgaatttgatacgcgctttcttaattgaatctcgttcaatattattgaaataatgggtgcgataaaagtattaaattttatgtgaacatgcattaaaaaaggtcttaaaagcattgaatttaggtttaacaatcctgggggaaccctgATGTATGTTTCTGACAGGTCGGCTGGTGGACCCAAGCGCAAACAAGCTTGGCAAGGACGAAATGCTGTCTATAATTAGGCATGGTGCCACACACGTCTTCGCGTCCAAGGAGAGTGAGATCACTGACGATGACATTGATGAGATTCTGGAGAGAGGCCAGAAGAAGGTatgtactgtagctcctcctGGGTGGGCTTggaattagtggtgtggattggcaatgccctcacgatccgattcaggaggtagcgattcgattctatgcgatccgattcgattctacaatgcattgcaatgcataacatttctactgaaagcaaagcaaatgtttaatcagtcatcatGAGGCAATGCacgtagtcagatactgagcaacaatttattggctgttttctgtatcagtcttgcaatgttttgaagtgcttttatttaatttaacatttatttgctcctgaaatatccatggaagtaattgaaacttaaaaaattgctggatcgattctggaacttgccgcattgaattggatcgtccatgccccgcattggattgcatcgccgaatcgatcattgttgacaccactacttggAATACACACCTCGAGTTGAAATAGAAATCCATAAATCAATAGTAGTTTTACAAAGAAGATATGTCAGTAAGGCACTGAGAAGGAATGTACGAATTACGCATCTAGGAATCAAAATGTTTGTAATGTTTTGAAGAGCATTGCATTTACATCAGTTGATTTCTCATGATCCCCCATCAGACGGAGGAGATGGCTGATAAGATGGGTAAACTTGAGGAAAGTTCCCTGCGTAACTTCACCATGGAAGCAGAAAACAGTGTCTACAACTTCGAAGGCGAGGAttacagagagaagaaaaaggtgAGTTTCATAATGATGCACAAGTCAGGTAAAGCATTGTGATAGAATTTAATTACTGTTGGGGGATGAAGCCTGAACCCAGTGTGCATAGCCAAACTCCTAAACCTATTTAATTGCAGGTCCTCACAAACTGGATTGAACCCCCCAAGCGAGAGCGCAAAGCTAACTATGCAGTGGATGCATACTTCAGGGAGGCGTTGCGCGTCAGTGAGCCCAAAGCGCCCAAGGTGAGGAAGACCATTTCCttagattaaagggacactgtgtgagatttttagttatttatttccagaattcatgctgcccattcactaatgttgcctttttcatgaatactgaccaccaccatcaaattctaagtattcattatgactggaaaaatggcacttttcatacatgaaaagggggatcttctccatgagctgccattttgaatttccaaaaatagccattttttagctgcaaaaatgactgcttggaccatactagaaaaaaatgtgtttattacttagaaaactttcatgtaaagatcaaatttggcaataggcagcccagtttcaatgagcagcatagctgcagtaccttttttgacaatttcctgcacagtgtacctttaacgttTTGGGTGAATTATcttaacaacaaaaaaacatatatatgacCATGTGGAAGTAATTGTACCCTGAAACATTTGTCATTCATTTtaatctcttttttttctaaatgtaTGGAAATGGAGATGCAACCATGACTGAAGTTTTATATGTCTGTTTCTCACAGGCTCCCAGACCTCCTAAGCAGCCAAATGTTCAAGACTTTCAGTTCTTCCCTCCGAGACTGTTTGAGTTACTGGAAAAAGAAATCCTTTATTACAGGAAAACCATTGGTTACAAGGTAATGCTTTAAATTCTATGATTGtgtacagttgtaaaaaaaaaaaaaaaaaaaaaaatgatgtatgAATGCGTACATCTTTTAGATATTAAAGTGAGTGAATGTTGAACACAAGAAACTTTTGATATGATAATGTGTTTTTGGTCTAAGAAGCATTAAACTCATTTAAGGTTGGGTTATTTGTCATTTTGCTGACAGGTTCCACGCAACCCAGATCAGCCAAACGCGGCCCATGCACAGAAGGAGGAGCAAGCCAAGATTGATGAAGCCGAACCACTGAATGAGGAGGAACTTGAGGAGAAGGAGAACCTTCTCACGCAGGTAACCATCACAAAGCTGATGTCAGCATTGGCCATACATTTGAACACATTTTAAATCAATCTGACCCAACAGTACAGCAATTTACTCATTCTTGTGGTTAAGTGAAACTCATAATGCCTTCCTCTGACAGGGATTTACCATTTGGAACAAACGGGATTTCAATCAGTTCATCAAGGCCAATGAGAAATGGGGACGAGATGACCTTGAGAACATTGCCCGTGAAGTTGAGGGTAAAACGCCAGAGGAGGTCATGGAATACTCTGGTATGTTATGTCTGTGTAGATGCATGTTTCCTTATGTTAACCCGGGTTCACTATTGATTTGAAAGTAATTGTGTGTAAACCTTTGTTTTGTAGCTGTGTTTTGGGAACGATGCAATGAACTTCAGGATATCGAGAAGATTATGGCTCAAATTGAGAGGGGTGAGGCCAGGATCCAGAGGAGGATCAGCATAAAGAAAGCACTTGACTCAAAGGTAAGATCATTAAAGCAAGTGCTTAAATCAATTCATTAAGAATTCACGTCTTCGGCCCTTTTGGCTTAATGGTAGGACACTCGTATGCTacacggccgacccgggttcaattctcgcccgggttcgattcctttgccaacccttccctgtctctctctcccaaacacttcctgtctctctctcaaactatcctgtcaagaattaagtctaaaagaccaaaaaaatattaacCAAAAAGAGTCAGTTCTTTGTTTAAgtaatttttttgtttgttttttgttttttttctattttaacaGATTGGTCGCTACAAGGCTCCGTTCCATCAGCTGCGGATATCTTATGGCACCAACAAGGGAAAGAACTACACTGAAGAGGAGGACCGCTTCCTCATCTGCATGCTGCACAAGTTGGGCTTTGACAAGGAGAGCGTTTACGATGAGCTGCGCCAGTGCATTCGTAACTCCCCACAATTCCGCTTTGATTGGTTCCTCAAGTCCCGTACTGCAAtggtgagtgacacacacacacacacacacacacacacacacacacacacacacacacacacacacaagcgcgcacacatatgcacggccagtttcctgtcgatatgagctccctgtcgagatgagctgcttttagctactgagcatgcgcacctCCACTCAGCGAGTTCTGCAGCT
This genomic interval from Engraulis encrasicolus isolate BLACKSEA-1 chromosome 16, IST_EnEncr_1.0, whole genome shotgun sequence contains the following:
- the smarca5 gene encoding SWI/SNF-related matrix-associated actin-dependent regulator of chromatin subfamily A member 5; translation: MSDQENGADKREEKPELEAGAAEDDASDTGREETSEAGQESKEESSSSSPKEFEGKDLLHGYEEKVETDRGNRFEFLLKQTELFAHFIQPAAQKTPTSPLKMKPGRPRVKKDEKQNLISVADNRHRRTEQEEDEELLSESNKTTNVCTRFDESPSYVKTGQLRDYQIRGLNWLISLYENGINGILADEMGLGKTLQTISLLGYMKHYRSIPGPHMVLVPKSTLYNWMNEFKRWVPSLKAVCLIGDREERNAFIRDILLPGEWDVCVTSYEMLIIERAVFKKFNWRYLVIDEAHRIKNEKSKLSEIVREFKTTNRLLLTGTPLQNNLHELWALLNFLLPDVFNSSEDFDSWFDTNNCLGDTKLVERLHTVLRPFLLRRIKADVEKSLLPKKEIKMYVGLSKMQREWYTKILMKDIDILNSSGKTDKMRLLNILMQLRKCCNHPYLFDGAEPGPPYTTDLHLVVNSGKMAVLDKLLPKMKAQGSRVLIFSQMTRVLDILEDYCMWRNYGYCRLDGQTPHEERQISINAYNEPNSSKFIFMLSTRAGGLGINLATADVVVIYDSDWNPQVDLQAMDRAHRIGQKKQVRVFRFITENTVEERIVERAEMKLRLDSIVIQQGRLVDPSANKLGKDEMLSIIRHGATHVFASKESEITDDDIDEILERGQKKTEEMADKMGKLEESSLRNFTMEAENSVYNFEGEDYREKKKVLTNWIEPPKRERKANYAVDAYFREALRVSEPKAPKAPRPPKQPNVQDFQFFPPRLFELLEKEILYYRKTIGYKVPRNPDQPNAAHAQKEEQAKIDEAEPLNEEELEEKENLLTQGFTIWNKRDFNQFIKANEKWGRDDLENIAREVEGKTPEEVMEYSAVFWERCNELQDIEKIMAQIERGEARIQRRISIKKALDSKIGRYKAPFHQLRISYGTNKGKNYTEEEDRFLICMLHKLGFDKESVYDELRQCIRNSPQFRFDWFLKSRTAMELQRRCNTLITLIERENMELEEREKAERKKKGPRTSSAQKRKSEGTADGRGRKKKLKL